A single Streptomyces mirabilis DNA region contains:
- a CDS encoding UDP-N-acetylmuramoyl-L-alanyl-D-glutamate--2,6-diaminopimelate ligase: protein MTYPGPPRPVQNSATPLAELADQLGVTAPAPNAEVTGITHDSRAVRPGDLYAALPGARLHGADFVTQAAGLGAVAVLTDPTGAERAAVTGLPVLVVDDPRGLMGELAATIYGHPGRDLLQIGITGTSGKTTTAYLVEGGLKTLRSTGLIGTVEMRIGEERIKSERTTPEATDLQALFAVMRERGVDAVAMEVSSHALVLGRVDGCVFDIAVFNNLSPEHMEFHSDMEDYFRAKAQLFTPQRSKLGVVNLDDEYGRRLAEEATVPVVTFSAEGHPDADWRAEEVEVGPMDSAFVAVGPKGERITAKSPLAGPFNVANTLAAIVALAVAGIDPQTAADGIAVVPGVPGRLERVDAGQPYLAVVDYAHKTDAVESVLRALRKVTEGRLHIVLGCGGDRDRTKRMPMGAAAARLADTAVLTSDNPRSEDPLAILATMLAGAAEVPAHERGEVQVFEDRAAAIAAAVARARPGDTVLVAGKGHEQGQDIAGVVRPFDDRQVLREAIQKTQG from the coding sequence GTGACATATCCGGGGCCGCCGCGACCGGTCCAGAACTCCGCCACACCCCTCGCGGAGCTCGCCGATCAGCTGGGTGTCACCGCCCCGGCGCCGAACGCGGAGGTCACGGGCATCACCCATGACTCCCGCGCGGTGCGCCCCGGAGACCTCTACGCCGCGCTGCCGGGCGCCCGCCTGCACGGCGCCGACTTCGTGACACAGGCGGCCGGTCTCGGCGCGGTCGCCGTGCTGACCGACCCGACCGGCGCCGAGCGCGCCGCCGTCACCGGGCTGCCGGTCCTCGTCGTCGACGACCCGCGCGGCCTGATGGGAGAGCTCGCGGCCACCATCTACGGCCATCCCGGGCGCGATCTGCTCCAGATCGGCATCACCGGCACCTCCGGCAAGACCACCACGGCCTATCTCGTCGAGGGCGGGCTGAAGACGCTCCGCTCCACCGGCCTGATCGGCACCGTGGAGATGCGCATCGGCGAGGAGCGCATCAAGTCGGAGCGCACCACCCCCGAAGCAACCGACCTCCAGGCGCTGTTCGCGGTCATGCGCGAGCGCGGCGTCGACGCGGTCGCGATGGAGGTCTCCAGCCACGCGCTCGTCCTCGGGCGGGTCGACGGCTGTGTCTTCGACATCGCGGTCTTCAACAACCTCAGCCCGGAACACATGGAGTTCCACTCCGACATGGAGGACTACTTCCGGGCCAAGGCGCAGCTGTTCACACCGCAACGCAGCAAACTCGGCGTCGTCAACCTCGACGACGAGTACGGGCGCAGGCTGGCCGAGGAGGCCACCGTCCCCGTCGTCACCTTCTCCGCCGAAGGGCACCCGGACGCCGACTGGCGCGCCGAGGAGGTCGAGGTCGGCCCGATGGACTCCGCGTTCGTCGCGGTCGGCCCCAAGGGTGAGCGGATCACCGCCAAGTCGCCGCTCGCGGGCCCCTTCAACGTGGCGAACACCCTCGCCGCGATCGTCGCCCTCGCCGTCGCCGGGATCGACCCGCAGACCGCCGCCGACGGCATCGCCGTCGTCCCGGGCGTGCCGGGCCGCCTGGAGCGCGTGGACGCGGGCCAGCCCTACCTCGCGGTCGTCGACTACGCCCACAAGACGGACGCCGTCGAATCGGTCCTGCGCGCACTGCGCAAGGTCACCGAGGGCAGGCTGCACATCGTGCTCGGCTGCGGCGGCGACCGTGACAGGACCAAGCGGATGCCGATGGGCGCCGCCGCGGCGCGGCTCGCCGACACCGCCGTACTGACATCGGACAACCCCCGCTCGGAGGACCCACTCGCGATCCTCGCGACGATGCTCGCGGGCGCCGCCGAGGTGCCGGCGCACGAGCGTGGCGAGGTCCAGGTCTTCGAGGACCGGGCCGCCGCCATCGCCGCCGCCGTCGCCCGGGCGCGGCCCGGCGACACCGTGCTGGTCGCGGGCAAGGGCCACGAGCAGGGCCAGGACATCGCCGGGGTGGTGCGTCCCTTCGACGACCGCCAGGTGCTTCGCGAAGCTATCCAGAAGACCCAGGGATGA
- a CDS encoding UDP-N-acetylmuramoyl-tripeptide--D-alanyl-D-alanine ligase: MIALSLAEIAAVVGGQTYDIPDPAVQVTGPVVRDSREVEPGSLFVAFVGERVDGHDFAEAVVAAGAVAVLASRPVGVPAIVVADVQAALGALARHVVERLGATLVALTGSAGKTSTKDLIAQVLRSKAPTVFTPGSLNNEIGLPLTALSATEETRFLVLEMGARGIGHISYLADLTPPRIGLVLNVGTAHIGEFGGREQIAQAKGELVESLPSAEAGGVAVLNADDPLVRAMASRTKARVILFGESGEADVRAENVRLTDAGQPAFRLHTPSGCSDVTMRLYGEHHVSNALAAAAVAHELGMSADEIALALSEAGSLSRWRMEVTERPDGVTVVNDAYNANPESMRAALRALAAMGKASQAEGGRTWAVLGQMAELGDEALAEHDAVGRLAVRLNVSKLVAVGGREASWLQLGAYNEGSWGEESVHVSDAQAAVDLLRSELRPGDVVLVKASRSVGLERVAQALLDSGAEGEVAAR; this comes from the coding sequence GTGATCGCCCTCTCTCTCGCCGAGATCGCAGCAGTCGTCGGCGGGCAGACGTACGACATACCGGATCCGGCGGTACAGGTCACCGGACCGGTCGTCAGAGACTCCCGTGAAGTGGAGCCAGGCAGCCTCTTCGTCGCCTTCGTCGGCGAGCGCGTGGACGGCCACGACTTCGCCGAGGCCGTCGTCGCGGCGGGCGCGGTCGCCGTACTGGCCTCCCGGCCCGTCGGCGTGCCCGCGATCGTCGTCGCGGACGTGCAGGCGGCCCTGGGCGCCCTCGCGCGTCACGTCGTCGAACGGCTCGGCGCGACCCTCGTGGCCCTCACCGGCTCCGCGGGCAAGACCAGCACCAAGGACCTGATCGCCCAGGTCCTGCGGAGCAAGGCGCCGACCGTCTTCACGCCCGGCTCGCTCAACAACGAGATCGGACTGCCGCTGACCGCGCTGAGCGCCACCGAGGAGACCAGGTTCCTCGTCCTGGAGATGGGCGCCCGCGGCATCGGCCACATCAGCTACCTCGCGGACCTCACGCCACCGAGGATCGGCCTCGTCCTGAACGTCGGGACCGCCCACATCGGTGAGTTCGGCGGCCGCGAACAGATTGCACAGGCGAAGGGCGAGCTCGTCGAGAGCCTTCCGTCGGCGGAAGCGGGCGGCGTCGCCGTCCTCAACGCCGACGACCCCCTCGTACGCGCCATGGCGTCCCGCACGAAGGCGCGCGTGATTCTCTTCGGAGAGTCCGGCGAAGCGGACGTACGTGCCGAGAACGTCCGTCTCACGGACGCCGGACAGCCCGCATTCAGGCTTCACACACCCTCCGGGTGCAGCGATGTGACCATGCGCCTGTACGGTGAGCACCACGTGTCGAACGCGCTCGCCGCGGCCGCCGTCGCCCATGAGCTGGGCATGTCCGCAGACGAGATCGCCCTCGCGCTCTCCGAGGCGGGCTCCCTCTCCCGCTGGCGGATGGAGGTCACCGAGCGCCCGGACGGCGTGACGGTCGTCAACGACGCCTACAACGCGAACCCCGAGTCCATGCGAGCCGCCCTGCGCGCGCTCGCGGCAATGGGCAAAGCCTCACAGGCAGAAGGGGGTCGGACGTGGGCGGTGCTCGGTCAGATGGCCGAGCTCGGGGACGAGGCGCTCGCCGAGCACGACGCGGTCGGGCGGCTCGCCGTCCGACTCAACGTCAGCAAGCTCGTCGCGGTCGGGGGCAGGGAAGCTTCCTGGCTCCAACTGGGCGCATATAACGAGGGTTCGTGGGGTGAGGAGTCGGTGCACGTGTCCGACGCACAGGCGGCTGTCGACCTGTTGCGCAGCGAGTTGCGCCCGGGGGACGTCGTGCTCGTGAAGGCGTCCCGGTCGGTCGGGCTCGAACGGGTGGCGCAGGCGCTGCTCGACAGCGGTGCCGAGGGTGAGGTCGCGGCCCGATGA
- the mraY gene encoding phospho-N-acetylmuramoyl-pentapeptide-transferase: MNQILFAGVIGLFLTLIGTPLLIKLLARKGYGQYIRDDGPKEHHSKRGTPTMGGIAFILATIIAYFLSKVITGKPPTFSGLLVLGLMAGMGLVGFLDDYIKIVKRRSLGLRAKAKMAGQLIVGISFAVLALQFADNHGNTPASTRLSFVEDFGWTIGPVLFVVWALFMILAMSNGVNLTDGLDGLATGAATMVFGAYTFIGVWQFQESCANAQTLTNPAACYEVRDPLDLAVVASALMGACFGFLWWNTSPAKIFMGDTGSLALGGALAGLAICSRTELLVALLGGLFVLITMSVVIQVGSFRLTGRRVFRMAPLQHHFELKGWSEVLVVVRFWIIQGMCVIVGLGLFYAGWAAKK, translated from the coding sequence ATGAACCAGATCCTGTTCGCAGGAGTCATTGGTCTGTTCCTGACCCTGATCGGGACCCCGCTGCTGATCAAGCTGCTGGCCCGCAAGGGCTACGGGCAGTACATCCGCGACGACGGCCCGAAGGAGCACCACAGCAAGCGCGGTACTCCGACCATGGGTGGTATCGCCTTCATCCTGGCGACGATCATCGCGTACTTCCTGTCCAAGGTGATCACGGGCAAGCCGCCGACCTTCTCGGGTCTGCTGGTGCTCGGCCTGATGGCCGGCATGGGCCTGGTCGGCTTCCTGGACGACTACATCAAGATCGTCAAGCGGCGTTCGCTCGGTCTGCGGGCCAAGGCGAAGATGGCCGGTCAGCTGATCGTCGGCATCTCCTTCGCGGTCCTCGCACTGCAGTTCGCGGACAACCACGGCAACACCCCGGCCTCCACCAGGCTCTCCTTCGTGGAGGACTTCGGCTGGACCATCGGCCCGGTGCTCTTCGTGGTCTGGGCCCTGTTCATGATTCTCGCCATGTCGAACGGCGTGAACCTGACCGACGGTCTGGACGGTCTCGCCACCGGCGCCGCGACCATGGTCTTCGGCGCGTACACCTTCATCGGCGTCTGGCAGTTCCAGGAGTCCTGCGCCAACGCGCAGACCCTGACCAACCCGGCCGCCTGCTACGAGGTACGAGATCCACTCGACCTCGCGGTCGTCGCCTCCGCCCTGATGGGAGCCTGCTTCGGCTTCCTGTGGTGGAACACCTCGCCCGCCAAGATCTTCATGGGTGACACCGGTTCGCTGGCCCTCGGCGGCGCGCTTGCCGGTCTCGCGATCTGCTCCCGCACGGAGCTGCTGGTCGCGCTCCTCGGCGGCCTCTTCGTCCTGATCACCATGTCGGTCGTCATCCAGGTCGGCTCCTTCCGGCTCACCGGCAGGCGCGTCTTCCGCATGGCGCCACTCCAGCACCACTTCGAACTAAAGGGGTGGTCCGAAGTCCTTGTCGTGGTCCGCTTCTGGATCATCCAGGGCATGTGCGTCATCGTGGGTCTGGGCCTCTTCTACGCAGGATGGGCAGCCAAGAAGTGA
- the murD gene encoding UDP-N-acetylmuramoyl-L-alanine--D-glutamate ligase encodes MGSQEVTDWQGKHVTVAGLGVSGIPAAKVLHGLGAVVTVVNDGDDERSRAQAAELEALGITVRLGDGATLPEGTELIVTAPGWKPDKPLFAAATAADVPVWGDVELAWRLRGPDAAPWLAVTGTNGKTTTVQMLASILTSAGLRTAAVGNIGVSLLDAVLGEERYDVLAVELSSYQLHWAPSLRAHSAVVLNLAPDHLDWHGSMEAYAADKGRIYEGNRVACVYNLADKATEDLVREADVEEGCRAVGFTLGTPGPSQLGVVEGILVDRAFVENRQKNAQELAEVSDVNPPAPHNIANALAAAALARAFGVPAAAVRDGLRAFTPDAHRIAHVADVDGVAYIDDSKATNTHAAEASLAAYESIVWIAGGLAKGATFDELVAKSAKRLRGVVLIGADRALIREALVRHAPEVPVVDLDRTDTGAMLAAVREARGLAREGDTVLLAPACASMDMFANYNKRGDAFAEAVRELGASA; translated from the coding sequence ATGGGCAGCCAAGAAGTGACCGACTGGCAGGGCAAGCACGTCACCGTCGCCGGGCTCGGCGTCTCCGGTATCCCGGCGGCCAAGGTGCTGCACGGTCTCGGCGCAGTCGTCACGGTCGTCAACGACGGCGACGACGAGCGCTCCCGGGCGCAGGCCGCGGAGCTGGAGGCGCTCGGCATCACCGTGCGCCTCGGTGACGGCGCCACCCTGCCCGAGGGCACCGAACTCATCGTCACCGCGCCCGGCTGGAAGCCGGACAAGCCGCTGTTCGCCGCGGCCACCGCGGCGGACGTCCCGGTCTGGGGGGACGTCGAACTGGCCTGGCGGCTGAGAGGCCCTGACGCGGCCCCCTGGCTGGCCGTCACCGGCACCAACGGCAAGACCACCACCGTGCAGATGCTCGCCTCGATCCTGACGTCGGCCGGGCTGCGCACGGCCGCTGTCGGCAACATCGGGGTCTCGCTCCTCGACGCGGTCCTCGGCGAGGAGCGGTACGACGTCCTGGCGGTGGAGCTGTCGAGCTATCAGCTGCACTGGGCGCCGTCGCTGCGCGCGCACTCGGCCGTCGTACTGAACCTGGCACCGGATCACCTCGACTGGCACGGCTCCATGGAGGCGTACGCCGCCGACAAGGGCCGTATCTACGAAGGCAATCGGGTCGCCTGCGTCTACAACCTCGCCGACAAGGCCACCGAGGACCTGGTGCGCGAGGCGGACGTCGAGGAGGGATGCCGGGCGGTCGGCTTCACCCTCGGCACCCCCGGACCGTCCCAACTCGGCGTCGTGGAAGGCATCCTGGTCGACCGCGCCTTCGTCGAGAACCGGCAGAAGAACGCCCAGGAACTCGCCGAGGTCTCCGACGTCAACCCGCCCGCCCCGCACAACATCGCCAACGCCCTTGCGGCGGCGGCCCTGGCACGCGCCTTCGGGGTGCCCGCCGCGGCCGTACGGGACGGGCTGCGGGCCTTCACGCCGGACGCCCACCGCATCGCGCACGTCGCCGACGTGGACGGCGTCGCGTACATCGACGACTCCAAGGCGACCAACACGCATGCCGCGGAAGCCTCTTTGGCGGCCTACGAGTCGATCGTGTGGATCGCGGGCGGGCTCGCCAAGGGCGCGACCTTCGACGAGCTGGTCGCCAAGTCGGCAAAGCGACTTCGGGGCGTCGTGCTCATCGGCGCGGATCGGGCTCTGATCCGTGAAGCCCTTGTGCGACACGCGCCGGAAGTACCCGTCGTCGACCTCGACCGGACCGACACTGGGGCGATGCTCGCGGCGGTTCGGGAGGCGCGGGGGCTCGCCCGCGAGGGCGACACGGTGTTGCTGGCGCCGGCCTGTGCCTCCATGGACATGTTCGCCAACTACAACAAGCGCGGGGACGCGTTCGCGGAGGCGGTCCGCGAACTCGGCGCGAGCGCCTGA
- the ftsW gene encoding putative lipid II flippase FtsW translates to MASSRTGRPPVQRAPRRPAGRPRPPRDNPLRLLYLRARKAWDRPLTAYYLIFGSSLLITVLGLVMVYSASMITALQLSLPGSFFFRKQFLAASIGTVLLLIAMRVPVKLHRALAYPILAVAVFLMILVQVPGIGMAVNGNQNWISLGGSFQIQPSEFGKLALVLWGADLLARKQDKGMLAQWKHMLVPLVPGTFLLLGLIMLGGDMGTAIILTAILFGLLWLAGAPTRLFGGVLAVAVTIGFILIKTSPNRMSRLACIGATEPGPNDTCWQAVHGIYALASGGLFGSGLGASVEKWGQLPEAHTDFIFAITGEELGLAGTLSVLALFAALGYAGIRVAGRTEDPFVRYAAGGVTTWITAQAVINIGAVLGLLPIAGVPLPLFSYGGSALLPTMFAIGLLIAFARDEPAARAALAMRQPRFGRKRAAVRGSAGAAGPRRWNTMRRRASAARSSGER, encoded by the coding sequence ATGGCCAGTAGCCGTACTGGCCGTCCCCCCGTCCAGCGTGCCCCACGGCGCCCCGCCGGACGCCCCCGGCCCCCGCGCGACAACCCCCTGCGTCTGCTCTACCTGCGCGCCCGCAAGGCCTGGGACCGTCCGCTCACCGCGTACTATCTGATCTTCGGCAGCAGCCTGTTGATCACCGTGCTGGGCCTGGTGATGGTCTACTCGGCCTCGATGATCACGGCGCTGCAGCTCTCGCTGCCGGGGTCGTTCTTCTTCCGCAAACAGTTCCTCGCGGCCTCCATCGGCACCGTGCTGCTCCTGATCGCCATGCGGGTGCCGGTGAAACTGCACCGGGCGCTGGCGTATCCGATCCTGGCCGTCGCGGTCTTCCTGATGATCCTCGTGCAGGTCCCGGGGATAGGGATGGCGGTCAACGGCAACCAGAACTGGATCTCCCTGGGCGGCTCGTTCCAGATCCAGCCCAGCGAGTTCGGCAAGCTCGCGCTCGTGCTGTGGGGCGCCGACCTGCTCGCCCGCAAGCAGGACAAGGGCATGCTCGCGCAGTGGAAGCACATGCTGGTGCCGCTCGTCCCGGGCACCTTCCTGCTGCTCGGGCTGATCATGCTCGGTGGCGACATGGGCACGGCGATCATCCTCACCGCCATCCTCTTCGGACTGCTGTGGCTGGCCGGAGCGCCCACGCGGCTGTTCGGCGGCGTGCTGGCGGTCGCCGTGACCATCGGTTTCATCCTGATCAAGACGAGCCCCAACCGGATGTCCCGGCTCGCCTGCATCGGCGCCACCGAACCCGGCCCGAACGACACCTGCTGGCAGGCCGTGCACGGCATCTACGCCCTGGCCTCCGGCGGACTGTTCGGTTCCGGCCTCGGCGCCAGTGTGGAGAAATGGGGCCAACTTCCCGAAGCGCACACCGACTTCATCTTCGCCATCACCGGGGAGGAACTGGGCCTCGCGGGGACGCTGTCGGTGCTCGCCCTCTTCGCGGCTCTAGGCTATGCGGGTATCCGCGTGGCCGGACGCACGGAGGACCCCTTCGTGAGGTATGCCGCGGGAGGCGTGACCACCTGGATCACGGCCCAGGCCGTGATCAACATCGGTGCGGTGCTCGGTCTGCTGCCGATCGCCGGAGTCCCGCTCCCGCTGTTCTCCTACGGAGGGTCCGCCCTGCTGCCGACCATGTTCGCCATCGGGCTGCTGATCGCCTTCGCACGCGACGAGCCCGCTGCGCGGGCGGCGCTTGCGATGCGGCAACCCCGCTTTGGCAGAAAGCGTGCTGCGGTGAGAGGCTCCGCGGGGGCCGCGGGGCCTCGGAGATGGAACACGATGCGACGGCGTGCCTCGGCGGCGCGTTCGTCCGGAGAGCGGTGA